TATCTGTTCCAGTAGTTCTGTTCATAGGCATAGTAGTTACTTCGCAGCACCTCCACGCCGTCCAGTCGAATGGCTGCCCGGCCTGTTTGGTCATGGCTTTCCCAGTAGCTGGCGGCAAAATACTGGATGTGCCCACGGAGCGTCGGGCACAGGTAGTCATTCTCCAGCTTGTTTCGGATTCCGCTCCAAGTTGACACAGGTACCGCCTCCTTTCTGATGCCACTGCGGGTAAGGTGGATTCCCAATAAATTGAAATTTGAAAATTACATATAATCCTCGATATATGATCGTTCTATAAATTCTTTTACTGCAAATAGATCTGCAAACTCCTCATACTGGGGAAATCCGTCCGCATTATGTGCTGAGTAAGTTAAATGGAACAGATAGTAGATGTCTCTTCCTGTTCCGTTTCTGAGAACATATAACACATCATCATTGGATTCACACTTCGCAACCGCCAAGATTTTTTTGCCGTATAAGAAGTGGTCTTGTCCTATTTCTTTGTTTAGTTCTGCAACAAATGCCCCGTCCGCCTGTGCGAAGGGGATCATATACCAGTTAAAATCGTTACCATATTTATCATAGAGATCACGGAACATTTCTTCTAATGTCATTTTCATTCTTCCTTCGCTGATTTACAGTTCAGCCATCAACCGCCGCGCTATTTTCTTTTTATAGGCGATATTTTCATTGCTCATTGAGATACCTCGCCAATTTCTTCTCCAGCAGTTCTGTCATATCATTGCAGAGTCGCTTGACCTTGTCCTGCTCATGGGCGTAGTACCAGATGGTTTCCTCTCCGGGGCGGAGCAGGAGCTGGTCGCCATCCGCTTCTTTCCAGAACTCGCCCAGCACACAATACCGCTCTCCATGGATGGTTAGATCAAACATCCCGGAAAGTGAAAGGATCACGCCTGTGGATACCTGGATGCCAGCGGTCAGCAGGAAGAACTCTCGCACCTGGGCCGGGAGCGTGAAGTCCAGCACGCTTTCTTGACTTGCGATCTGCTCCTCCGTGGCGGCAGGCTGGATCTCGTCAGATGGCTCCAGCGCCTTTGCCAGCGCCTTGGAGAACTTGGGGTAACGGCAAAACAGCTCAGGATTGTTGGCCTTGAATTCCTTTTGCTTTTTCCGCTGTACTCGCTCCTGCTCCTTGCAGAAAGCGTCCAGCTCCGCCAGATACCGCTCCTGGTAGAGATTGCTGACCTCAAATGCTGTGCCGCTCTTTTCCAGAATGGCGATGGCTCCCTTTTGGCTGGTCAGCACCGGGACCCATCGGAAGTCATGCCGGCAAGGTTTCAGTTTCAAAAATTCGCCTCGGCTC
This DNA window, taken from Dysosmobacter welbionis, encodes the following:
- a CDS encoding SMI1/KNR4 family protein, producing the protein MNSEVLAIKLLDLAEGRETPESWRSWWDEHEPELENLLSRGEFLKLKPCRHDFRWVPVLTSQKGAIAILEKSGTAFEVSNLYQERYLAELDAFCKEQERVQRKKQKEFKANNPELFCRYPKFSKALAKALEPSDEIQPAATEEQIASQESVLDFTLPAQVREFFLLTAGIQVSTGVILSLSGMFDLTIHGERYCVLGEFWKEADGDQLLLRPGEETIWYYAHEQDKVKRLCNDMTELLEKKLARYLNEQ